A region of the Pseudoprevotella muciniphila genome:
CAGCGGGCAACCCTGCTCAAGGACTGCCCGCCGCAATATGTTTATCGGAAAAGGAGGATTATTCTGCCTCTTTCCAACTATTGTCCGTGTTCATCATATTGTCATCTGAGAACCAGAGTTTTTGTGTCAACTGGTTGCCGCTACCCTCTTCGTTGTGTGCATTGGGGTCGCTGGCACTGATGACATGTGCAGTTTCTACTTTAATTGAGAAAATCTCGGGCTTGATATATTTTTTCATTGTAAATGTTGTTATTTCGTTTGACAATGCATTTTTATTTCACAAGCACTTTCTTGCCGTTAACAATGTAGATGTTGCCAGCCTTAGGAGCAACTACGCGACGGCCCTGGAGATCGTAAGCCACATTCACGCCGTTCACAGTTGTGCCAACACTGTTGATGCCTGTTACGTCGTCGTTGAAGTCGAATACCAAGCCGCGAACAGCAGAACCAGTGTTGTTGTCAAGTGCAAGCCAGCATTTGTTGGCCTGGCTTTCGAATGCAGCACCGGTAGCATTGGCATAGTAGAAACCGAGCACACCGGCCTTATCGCCTTTACCGTATGAAAGCATGTAGAACAAGCCGTTTGCAGGCTCTGTAGGCGTAACGGCTACTGTAGAACCATGGAGAAGGTTGTCAGCAGTTGCACTTGCTGTGCTTGCAGTGTACACATAAGCATAGTCCTTAGCCTCGCCTTTCACCAAGAGTGCTTCACAAGCAGGAACGATACTGCCGGCCTGGTACTTCCAGTTTGCAGTAGCCTTTGCAATGCCATCGCCGTTGGGAGTACCCACTTCAGTAATCACGGCACCTTGTGCGCCTTCAGGCATAATGAACGGTTGGTCTGTGTAATATGTACCATAACCGGCTGCAGTAATAGTAAATGAACCGGCACCAAGATTTGGAACTTCGCTCGTCAGGAGGATGTCGTCAATACGAGTATTGCCACCTTTACTATTAGCCAAGGTCAGACTCAATGTAGAAGTTGTTGTAGGAATGGTAATGGTCCATGTAACAACGCCATTTGAATATGATTCTTTTGATACACTTGCACCCTCTGTGCCTGATGTGAGTGTCAAATTATCGTTATTTGCCTTATAGGTCAGCGTCAATGTTCCTGTATGGCCTGCGATGCTGATAGCATCGTATGTGAGGCTACCACCGCTCTTGTTAACAAGGAGTTCTGGAGACTCACCTCCTGCAAGTGTCGCTTCATAAATCTTTGTACTGGTGCTTCCGTCTGTGTATGTATAAGCACTGTTCACTGCATCAGGGGTATCGTCTGCTGCTGCACCAGTCCAATCCTCGCTCCAGAAAGTAGCAGAAGTTGTAGGCACGGCGCTTTCTACAGTCAGTTCGTATGAAGCAGAACCTGCTCTAAATACATCAGTTGCTTCAGAAGAAGCGGTGATGGTTGCAGTACCTACACCGACGGGAGTTACCTCACCGGTTTGAGGATCAACTGTCGCAATAGCATCGTTAGAAGAACTGTAAGTTACAGGCAGACCATTCGGGTTGCTCAGAGTAGGAGCAGTGAACGCATCACCGAGAGTTACGGTAGCAGTTGCTTCCGAGAATGCGAGTTCTGCATCCAAAAGGTTTGTTGCAGAATAGTCGCCTACCAACATGATGTCGTCGATACGAGCATTGCTACTTGATGAATTTGTAATAGTAAGAGAGAGAGTTGTTGCAGCATCGGGAAGAGTTATGGTATAGGTATGTGTACTTCCTGAATGGGTTGCTGAAGAAATCTCTACACCTGTAGTAGTTGTCGTAACAGACAAATTGCTCCTATTCGACTTATAACTGAATGTCAGCGTACCTGTTTGACCTTCTACATTGATGGCATCGTATGTAAGACTACCGCCACCCTTAGCAATAAGAAGTTCAGGACCATCTCCACCGGCACCTAACTGAGTAGTATATACTTTTGTTCCACTACCTTCATATGTATATGCGCTGTTCCATGCTGTGGGTGTCTCGTTTGTGGCACCTGTCCAATCTTCGCTCCAATAAATGTGTGCGCCGGCATCGAGCACTGTAATGCTGTACGAAGCAGAACCTGCGCTATGAGTAGCATCTTCAGCAGAAGTAGCCGTAATAGTGGTTGTACCGGCACCAACGATGGTAACCGCACCTGTTGTAGGATCAACTGTTGCCACACCAGTATTGGTCGATTCGTAACTTACTGTCATGCCTAAAGCATTTGTCAGAGTAGGAGCAGTAAAGGCGTCACCGAGCGTTACTTGCACAGAACCTTCCGAGAAAGCCAACGCGGGATCAATTTTATTTACGGTTAAGGTATAAAAAGCATAACCTGCCTCGTAGTCGTCATCTTCTTCAGAAGTAACCTCAATGTTTGTCGTACCGACTGCAAGAACTGTTACTGCACCTGTTGAAGGATCTACTGTTGCTACATCCGTATTGGTTGACTGATAGGTTACGGCTACGCCATGTTCATTATTGAGCGTAGGAGCAGTGAAGGTTTCACCGATGGTCATCGTTACTGAAGTTGGGTCAAAGGACAAGTTGGGAAATGTCTTTTGACTGCCCGAAGCCGTGTAGGTTACAACTATCTGCGTTGCACGAACCTGCTTGCCTGAAGCCGTAAGAGTTACGGATTCAGCATCACCTTCCCAAGTTCCATTATTGCCACTTGTGGAAAAACCAGCTAAAGAGCCAAAGCCACTTGCAGGATTGCTTGATGTTGCAGTGATTTCCACTTTCGTAATGTTACCTACGGTAGAAGAAATGGTTAATGTCTCATTCTTAAAAATACGATAATCAGAACCATTGCCCATCGTACCTTTTGAACAAGCGATGGTAATGCCAGATTTTGTAACTCCATCTGCTCCTGCATCGTTGCTATTGGAAATAGCACCTTTATCAGAAGAAGCGGTAAACGTTACAGTTTCAGCACTGACCGTCCCTGCCAACGCGACAAACAGCGTCATCAGGAATAATCTAAAATTGTAAAATTCTTTCATAATGATATTATTTTGGATTGATTGTTATGCTACAACTATACAATTTGCAAAATTAAAAATTTTTAGTCATTAAGCAAAAGAAAATAGACAAAGTTTTAGAAGTTTTTTCCAACATTTTTCTTGCCACATTGTAATTGAAAACCGGACTTCCTTTATATATAGGGGTCGTCGCCCTGAGTTTCTCATTATTACACCATTACGTCATTACGTTATTATGACTATTCTGAACATTCTGGGGTAACACCTGCGACAAACCTCTTGCCAACTTAAAAAAATGTATTATATTTGTAACTGAAATAAAAGCGGGCGGACAGAAGATACCTCACCGCCCCACCCCGACAATGCTGAATGAGATCTGAAAGAGAACATTAACCCCAAATAAAAACAATGAAAAAAATTACTATAATTTTCGCGCTCGGACTATTCGTTCTACCGTCTGCCCTGTTCGGTCAGTTGGAGATG
Encoded here:
- a CDS encoding Ig-like domain-containing protein, yielding MKEFYNFRLFLMTLFVALAGTVSAETVTFTASSDKGAISNSNDAGADGVTKSGITIACSKGTMGNGSDYRIFKNETLTISSTVGNITKVEITATSSNPASGFGSLAGFSTSGNNGTWEGDAESVTLTASGKQVRATQIVVTYTASGSQKTFPNLSFDPTSVTMTIGETFTAPTLNNEHGVAVTYQSTNTDVATVDPSTGAVTVLAVGTTNIEVTSEEDDDYEAGYAFYTLTVNKIDPALAFSEGSVQVTLGDAFTAPTLTNALGMTVSYESTNTGVATVDPTTGAVTIVGAGTTTITATSAEDATHSAGSASYSITVLDAGAHIYWSEDWTGATNETPTAWNSAYTYEGSGTKVYTTQLGAGGDGPELLIAKGGGSLTYDAINVEGQTGTLTFSYKSNRSNLSVTTTTTGVEISSATHSGSTHTYTITLPDAATTLSLTITNSSSSNARIDDIMLVGDYSATNLLDAELAFSEATATVTLGDAFTAPTLSNPNGLPVTYSSSNDAIATVDPQTGEVTPVGVGTATITASSEATDVFRAGSASYELTVESAVPTTSATFWSEDWTGAAADDTPDAVNSAYTYTDGSTSTKIYEATLAGGESPELLVNKSGGSLTYDAISIAGHTGTLTLTYKANNDNLTLTSGTEGASVSKESYSNGVVTWTITIPTTTSTLSLTLANSKGGNTRIDDILLTSEVPNLGAGSFTITAAGYGTYYTDQPFIMPEGAQGAVITEVGTPNGDGIAKATANWKYQAGSIVPACEALLVKGEAKDYAYVYTASTASATADNLLHGSTVAVTPTEPANGLFYMLSYGKGDKAGVLGFYYANATGAAFESQANKCWLALDNNTGSAVRGLVFDFNDDVTGINSVGTTVNGVNVAYDLQGRRVVAPKAGNIYIVNGKKVLVK